One stretch of Deinococcus hopiensis KR-140 DNA includes these proteins:
- a CDS encoding transposase: MRQHALDTFQASLRGRCGRPPPTRDHRRYQLHCQRRRIRRARRLDAHPQRCAWPPCRHALHLLWRSPLALGVQDLAWESPPSPSDLALRQVQQLPRAIRWRAKQVHLLADAGFGSATFMSGVQALGLDLTVGMRVDRLTVYGQHLKDITAQQRRVFLQGLSDLPLWLYWIWLPAKQGERQEQRFLVSSHRRTPRTAKQTGRRRWKIEALFKTLKSRFAFSKFGQKTKVGVLRYLCLSLACFLLCHFEYLDQIGSSQAESAWPDWGALARQVRMKLVGWVPLFEIERMQAQILAVWDEDQRHAA; this comes from the coding sequence ATGCGCCAACACGCCCTGGACACCTTCCAGGCTTCCCTCCGTGGACGCTGTGGGCGTCCACCGCCGACCCGAGATCATCGTAGATACCAACTCCATTGCCAAAGAAGGCGTATTCGCCGAGCTAGACGGCTGGATGCACACCCTCAACGGTGTGCGTGGCCTCCATGTCGTCATGCTCTACATCTGCTGTGGAGATCTCCGCTTGCCCTGGGGGTTCAAGATCTGGCGTGGGAAAGCCCCCCCTCTCCCTCGGACTTGGCCTTACGGCAGGTTCAGCAGCTCCCAAGAGCAATCCGCTGGCGAGCCAAACAGGTGCACCTTCTTGCAGATGCTGGGTTTGGCAGCGCCACATTCATGTCTGGAGTCCAAGCGTTAGGGCTGGATCTCACCGTGGGGATGCGGGTGGATCGGCTGACCGTCTACGGTCAGCATCTCAAAGACATCACCGCGCAACAGCGTCGCGTCTTCCTCCAAGGGCTCTCTGACCTTCCCTTGTGGCTGTACTGGATCTGGCTTCCTGCCAAACAGGGAGAACGGCAGGAACAACGTTTTCTCGTGTCTTCCCACCGCAGGACCCCCAGGACCGCGAAGCAAACAGGTCGGCGCAGGTGGAAGATCGAGGCCCTCTTCAAAACCTTGAAGAGCCGCTTTGCCTTCAGCAAGTTCGGTCAGAAGACCAAGGTGGGGGTCCTGCGCTACCTCTGTCTGAGCCTCGCCTGTTTTCTGCTCTGTCACTTCGAGTACCTGGACCAGATTGGCTCAAGCCAAGCGGAATCCGCTTGGCCTGACTGGGGCGCACTTGCCCGCCAGGTCCGCATGAAATTGGTCGGCTGGGTGCCGCTTTTCGAGATAGAACGAATGCAGGCGCAGATTTTAGCCGTCTGGGACGAAGACCAGCGCCATGCCGCCTAA
- a CDS encoding cold-shock protein encodes MPGSPEVFARLSAIPGSGFKELNEGDEVEFEVEESQRGKGPQPKSIVVTKATPAPRLRRSSSAPQRPLVSQTELEREPFRALFLLVPNLYSESYQHAPIPRLAETRLSCWCPRTTTLLPLRSDRVHPRRVAR; translated from the coding sequence ATGCCGGGGAGCCCAGAGGTGTTCGCACGCTTAAGCGCGATCCCAGGGAGCGGGTTTAAGGAGCTGAACGAGGGCGATGAAGTCGAGTTTGAGGTGGAAGAAAGCCAACGCGGGAAGGGACCTCAGCCGAAGAGCATCGTCGTGACGAAGGCCACTCCGGCTCCCCGCTTACGGCGATCGTCCTCGGCGCCGCAACGACCGCTGGTAAGTCAGACGGAACTCGAAAGAGAGCCGTTTCGGGCTCTCTTTTTGCTTGTTCCCAACTTATACTCGGAGAGTTACCAGCACGCTCCGATACCCCGCTTGGCTGAAACACGGCTGAGTTGTTGGTGCCCGAGAACAACAACTTTGCTTCCCCTTCGATCGGACCGAGTGCATCCAAGACGTGTAGCGCGTTAA
- a CDS encoding CsgG/HfaB family protein, with the protein MTTLRLLALTLALTTPAAAQTTPAAQTPAPVSAAPALPEGQVNIAVGNFKCKAAKCYADLGIGVADALTTALLNTGKFAVYERENTDQLTEEAFFGGGTAFQGAELLLFGSITQYEPEASAGGLSFMGISVGQKSSTIAIDVRLVDAKTRRIVGAAQVQGKAEGNNFSVSGLLPVNVGAKSSPQIEAAINQMLNNAVQQLLLKVPSSYYKTQ; encoded by the coding sequence ATGACCACTCTGCGCTTGCTGGCCCTCACCCTCGCCCTCACCACGCCCGCCGCTGCTCAGACCACACCAGCTGCGCAGACCCCCGCTCCAGTCAGCGCTGCGCCTGCGTTGCCCGAGGGCCAAGTCAACATCGCGGTTGGCAACTTTAAATGCAAAGCTGCCAAGTGCTATGCCGATCTCGGTATTGGCGTAGCAGATGCGCTTACCACTGCACTGTTAAATACCGGGAAGTTTGCAGTATACGAGCGTGAAAACACGGATCAGCTCACCGAGGAAGCCTTTTTCGGCGGTGGTACTGCCTTCCAAGGCGCGGAACTGCTGCTCTTTGGCTCTATCACGCAATATGAGCCTGAAGCGTCTGCTGGGGGCTTGAGTTTCATGGGAATCTCCGTAGGTCAAAAAAGCAGCACCATCGCCATTGACGTGCGGCTCGTCGATGCCAAAACCCGTCGCATCGTTGGTGCAGCGCAAGTGCAAGGGAAGGCGGAGGGGAACAATTTCTCCGTCAGCGGCTTGCTTCCCGTCAATGTAGGTGCGAAGTCAAGTCCGCAAATTGAAGCGGCAATCAACCAGATGCTTAACAATGCCGTACAGCAACTGCTGTTGAAAGTTCCCTCGAGTTACTACAAGACTCAGTAA
- a CDS encoding flagellar assembly protein T N-terminal domain-containing protein, which produces MRRKRQWTLFLGLTLLPCAPLSTSPSQALAATAAAEQSIQVQGQAPITSTPAAARQAALNDAVRNAIEQVLGAYISSSSTLRTTDEFEQLQQRLIKRSDGFGRVTQVLSEQQQGGTYTVTVRVTVARPSLEQELKAFLTQKGDPRIIVVIPEVILRRTVPDPAVETEVQRALIAAGYRVIDLKQSELNTLRDVVRGGDLDDQARSELGTRFKADLLVTGEAFAQEYGGVLNQRGYTARLELKMIDLATGQIVFSDAYTGTGTAPTDEVAGKTALQNVAKTAVPSLPGALLGWLSGNGRAAGRTFTVRLQGVPNFRSLTDMLARVRASAGVNAAQNRQFDNAGALLEVEYNGAPEDLAQLLEDLGLKVTGLSAGEITVIYP; this is translated from the coding sequence ATGAGACGTAAACGCCAATGGACCTTGTTCCTTGGGCTGACCCTGCTTCCCTGCGCTCCCCTGTCCACCTCTCCCAGTCAGGCACTTGCAGCCACAGCCGCCGCTGAACAAAGCATTCAGGTGCAGGGCCAGGCTCCGATTACCTCCACACCAGCCGCTGCCCGCCAGGCCGCACTCAACGATGCCGTACGTAACGCCATCGAGCAGGTGCTGGGGGCCTATATCAGCTCCTCAAGCACCCTCCGAACCACTGACGAGTTTGAGCAGCTGCAACAACGCCTGATCAAGCGTTCCGACGGGTTTGGAAGGGTAACGCAAGTGCTGTCTGAGCAGCAGCAGGGCGGCACGTACACCGTCACTGTCCGCGTCACGGTGGCCAGGCCCAGCCTCGAGCAGGAACTCAAAGCGTTCCTGACGCAAAAGGGTGATCCGCGCATCATCGTGGTGATTCCGGAAGTGATTCTCCGCCGCACCGTTCCAGATCCCGCCGTTGAAACGGAAGTCCAGCGCGCCCTGATCGCTGCTGGGTACCGGGTCATCGACCTCAAGCAGAGCGAACTCAACACCTTACGCGACGTCGTTCGGGGCGGAGACCTGGATGACCAGGCACGCAGTGAACTTGGCACCCGCTTCAAAGCAGACCTGCTCGTCACGGGTGAAGCCTTCGCGCAGGAGTACGGCGGGGTGCTGAACCAGCGCGGGTATACCGCCCGCCTCGAGCTGAAAATGATCGATCTCGCGACGGGACAGATTGTCTTTAGCGACGCCTACACAGGCACGGGTACCGCGCCCACGGACGAGGTCGCGGGTAAGACAGCGCTGCAAAACGTCGCGAAGACCGCAGTGCCTTCCCTACCGGGAGCGCTGCTGGGCTGGTTGAGCGGCAATGGCCGCGCGGCTGGCCGGACCTTCACTGTGCGGCTGCAGGGTGTGCCGAATTTCCGTTCACTCACCGACATGCTGGCCCGCGTTCGCGCCAGTGCCGGCGTGAATGCAGCCCAGAACCGGCAGTTCGACAACGCGGGTGCCCTGCTGGAAGTCGAGTACAACGGCGCTCCTGAAGACCTCGCCCAGCTGTTGGAAGACCTCGGCCTCAAAGTCACGGGCCTCAGCGCCGGTGAAATCACCGTCATCTACCCCTGA
- a CDS encoding FtsK/SpoIIIE domain-containing protein, with translation MWSPWQRQQEALRAQLATLETQKQQKQTHAATLLAYGQRQVELSHKHYQGLFNASDSAAARLAQVPYLTLGAGWQGGAWDAWQPETATLESRLRIGALQDARAPQGPFSVPLLVPFIGENQTIVLRTRGEEGRVQGLELLQSLALRTALLLPHQASYVLLDPAGNGVAFLVRKALPRVVESQGDVRRDLDLVERNIQRVIETYLDAEVRSFEQVPESTRVNERFEFVLAADFPNQYDRRAVEGLIKVGNTGPRAGRYAIIHHNADVELPRDLSLEQLENAFVIDLGSSPRQGFPLAVDCTPPAALQQTLKKRLDEAKAPERDLSFTTKVGLPEQAWWNGSSERLIETPIGGYGTDGSLEAWFGVNRDGRPCAHGMLGAMTGAGKSNLYHVLICGLAQRYSPDELRLYLIDGKDGVEFQPYQALPHAAVVSLRSSPELSRSVLKDLLNEKERRNRLFKARGVQDFSAYRALGEALPRLLLLVDEYQELFEGDAEGEASAHLLQLAQQGRSVGIHMLIASQRYGATGMLHQSAVFGNVHLRMAMQMSRADVDALTEFGRRGKLLIQTCDMPGKIVLNDRSGDDGDGASRAGKVSRLQAAERDDMIRRLSARAQQRGLTAPRAVVFDGQAQPNLTDNPQLRSLLASVQTMTSEGLEALARRAEVEGGLGLESWFAAEQPLVTWLGQEFNVRGHARLVLRRRPHEHAMLLGRNNPARSGMLAALLAGLTVNPAAQNATVLLADLSLPGTQWSGALGGVVSTVLRPAGLQVTLTREAEDVPRLVQCALAVLEERRALPKEARGAQEPMFLVLNEPHEVEELRRVQDLYGANDSETGTMLRRLLAEGAQLGIHVVLSVPGVAQLRAVLDERQGLPLIKHRICLQVSEDDSYALTRTRRAARLQLHGDTPVAALYHDPEADAFTRFKPYSTDSATSLDQQFLEVNHLRGAQAVGA, from the coding sequence ATGTGGAGCCCATGGCAACGCCAGCAGGAGGCGCTGAGAGCGCAACTCGCGACTCTCGAGACGCAAAAGCAGCAGAAACAGACCCACGCCGCCACCCTGCTTGCCTACGGTCAACGGCAGGTGGAGCTCTCCCACAAGCACTACCAGGGCCTGTTCAACGCGAGTGATTCGGCGGCAGCACGCCTCGCCCAGGTGCCCTACCTGACGCTGGGCGCCGGATGGCAGGGAGGCGCGTGGGACGCGTGGCAGCCGGAAACGGCCACGCTGGAGTCGAGGCTCCGCATCGGTGCACTGCAAGACGCCCGCGCGCCACAAGGTCCCTTTTCCGTGCCGCTGCTCGTGCCGTTCATCGGGGAGAACCAGACCATCGTGCTGCGCACGCGCGGTGAGGAAGGGCGGGTGCAGGGACTCGAGCTCCTCCAGTCTCTCGCCCTGCGCACCGCCCTGCTGCTCCCCCACCAGGCGAGCTACGTCCTGCTCGACCCGGCAGGAAACGGCGTCGCCTTCCTCGTGCGTAAGGCCCTGCCCCGGGTGGTGGAATCCCAGGGAGACGTCCGCCGAGACCTCGACCTGGTGGAACGCAACATCCAGCGCGTGATTGAAACGTACCTCGACGCGGAGGTACGGTCCTTTGAGCAGGTGCCGGAAAGTACTCGGGTCAACGAACGGTTCGAGTTCGTGCTTGCCGCGGACTTCCCGAACCAGTACGACCGCCGGGCTGTCGAGGGCCTGATCAAGGTGGGCAACACCGGTCCCCGGGCTGGACGCTACGCCATCATCCATCACAATGCCGACGTCGAACTGCCCCGCGACCTGAGCCTTGAGCAGCTGGAAAACGCTTTTGTCATCGACCTCGGGTCTTCTCCACGCCAGGGTTTCCCCCTGGCCGTGGACTGCACGCCGCCTGCGGCGCTGCAGCAAACCCTCAAGAAGCGCCTGGACGAAGCCAAGGCGCCCGAACGCGACCTCAGCTTCACCACCAAGGTTGGCCTGCCCGAGCAGGCGTGGTGGAACGGCTCATCCGAACGGCTCATCGAAACGCCCATCGGCGGGTACGGCACGGACGGCTCGCTCGAAGCGTGGTTCGGCGTCAACCGGGACGGCCGTCCGTGCGCCCACGGGATGCTCGGTGCCATGACTGGCGCGGGAAAATCGAACCTGTATCACGTGCTCATCTGCGGCCTGGCGCAGCGGTACAGCCCGGACGAACTGCGCCTGTACCTGATCGACGGAAAGGACGGCGTCGAATTCCAGCCCTACCAGGCTCTGCCGCACGCGGCGGTGGTCTCGCTGCGCTCCTCGCCGGAACTGTCCCGCAGCGTCCTCAAGGACCTGCTGAACGAAAAGGAGCGGCGCAACCGGTTGTTCAAAGCGCGGGGCGTGCAGGACTTCAGCGCGTACCGCGCGCTGGGTGAAGCGCTGCCACGCCTGCTGCTGCTGGTGGACGAATACCAGGAACTGTTCGAGGGAGACGCGGAGGGGGAGGCGTCCGCCCACCTGCTGCAACTCGCGCAACAGGGACGCAGCGTTGGAATCCACATGCTGATCGCCTCCCAACGGTATGGGGCGACCGGCATGCTGCATCAGAGCGCCGTGTTCGGAAACGTGCACCTGCGCATGGCGATGCAAATGTCACGCGCGGATGTCGACGCCCTCACGGAGTTTGGCCGGCGCGGCAAACTGCTGATTCAGACGTGCGACATGCCCGGCAAAATTGTGCTCAACGACCGCAGCGGTGATGACGGTGACGGTGCGAGCCGTGCAGGTAAGGTTTCGCGGCTTCAGGCGGCGGAGCGCGACGACATGATCCGCCGCCTCTCGGCACGCGCTCAGCAGCGCGGCCTGACAGCGCCGCGCGCGGTGGTGTTCGATGGACAGGCCCAGCCGAACCTGACCGACAACCCCCAACTGCGGTCGCTGCTCGCCAGCGTGCAGACGATGACCTCCGAGGGCCTGGAAGCGCTGGCCCGGCGTGCGGAGGTGGAAGGGGGCCTCGGGTTGGAAAGCTGGTTCGCCGCCGAGCAGCCGCTGGTCACCTGGCTGGGTCAGGAATTCAATGTTCGTGGACACGCCCGGCTGGTCCTGCGCCGGCGTCCTCATGAGCACGCCATGCTGCTGGGCCGCAACAACCCTGCCCGCTCCGGTATGCTCGCGGCCCTGCTTGCCGGCCTGACCGTGAATCCTGCCGCTCAGAACGCAACGGTGCTGCTGGCCGACTTGAGCTTGCCGGGAACGCAGTGGTCGGGCGCCCTCGGCGGCGTCGTGTCGACCGTGCTGCGCCCCGCAGGGCTTCAAGTCACCCTGACGCGGGAAGCCGAGGACGTCCCGCGACTCGTGCAGTGCGCCCTGGCCGTCCTGGAAGAACGGCGCGCCCTGCCTAAGGAAGCGCGCGGAGCCCAGGAACCCATGTTCCTGGTGCTCAACGAGCCGCACGAGGTGGAAGAGCTGCGCCGCGTGCAGGACCTGTACGGAGCGAACGATTCTGAAACGGGCACGATGCTCCGCCGCTTGCTGGCGGAGGGTGCCCAACTTGGGATTCACGTGGTGCTGAGCGTGCCGGGCGTGGCACAACTGCGGGCGGTCCTCGACGAACGGCAGGGACTGCCGCTGATCAAGCACCGGATTTGCCTGCAGGTGTCCGAGGACGACTCCTACGCCCTGACGCGCACGCGGCGCGCTGCCCGCCTGCAACTTCACGGAGATACGCCCGTGGCGGCGCTGTACCACGATCCGGAAGCGGACGCCTTCACCCGGTTCAAGCCGTACAGCACCGACTCGGCCACCTCTCTCGATCAGCAGTTCCTCGAAGTCAACCACCTCCGTGGTGCTCAGGCGGTCGGTGCGTGA
- a CDS encoding vWA domain-containing protein, translated as MFSPAPTSPRVELLPLKPALPVGRSSDVIILARIHPGVDTERGPRLPLNLSLVLDRSGSMQGTPIDMARKAAQTAIRALQPQDRVSVVTFDTVVRPLIPPQLVRDPEALCRKIEGVTASGTTALHAGWLQGATHVAEHHDVQALNRVLLLSDGQANEGETRQSVITAQVRSLTERDVTTSTVGLGQDYQEDLMRAMADAGDGNYEHIEDAARLPTSNSRGMATPRQRTASMRTFTSVWPCFPFVRSMMNSRGRACGSKASTARATSAGLGG; from the coding sequence ATGTTCTCCCCTGCGCCCACCAGCCCCCGCGTTGAACTCCTCCCCCTGAAGCCTGCCCTGCCCGTTGGCCGCTCCAGCGACGTCATCATCCTCGCCCGAATCCACCCAGGGGTCGACACTGAACGTGGACCTCGCCTGCCCCTGAACCTCTCGCTTGTGCTCGACCGCAGCGGAAGCATGCAGGGGACGCCCATCGACATGGCCCGCAAGGCCGCGCAGACTGCCATTCGCGCGCTCCAGCCGCAGGACCGCGTCAGCGTGGTCACGTTCGACACGGTCGTCCGGCCCCTCATTCCCCCGCAATTGGTTCGGGACCCCGAAGCGCTCTGCCGCAAGATCGAGGGCGTCACGGCGAGCGGGACCACGGCCCTGCACGCCGGGTGGCTGCAGGGCGCCACGCACGTCGCTGAGCACCACGACGTCCAGGCACTCAACCGGGTGCTCCTGCTCAGCGACGGGCAGGCCAACGAAGGGGAGACGCGGCAGAGCGTCATCACGGCGCAGGTGCGCAGCCTCACGGAGCGGGACGTGACGACCAGCACCGTCGGTCTGGGCCAGGACTACCAGGAAGACCTCATGCGCGCCATGGCGGACGCCGGGGACGGAAACTACGAGCATATCGAGGATGCGGCCCGGCTCCCCACCTCGAACAGCAGAGGGATGGCGACACCGCGCCAGAGGACCGCCAGCATGAGGACGTTCACGTCAGTCTGGCCATGCTTCCCGTTCGTGCGGTCCATGATGAACTCGCGTGGACGTGCCTGTGGCAGCAAAGCGAGTACGGCGCGGGCCACATCGGCAGGGCTGGGGGGGTGA
- a CDS encoding MerR family transcriptional regulator, which produces MLKIAESWSGGIEELVAQANLWLPRLLPEERSARPKDEVNARLVRHYSTQGLLSLPVREGREARYSRKHLLELLALRRLMADGLSGRALERALGGRSEAELEELAVQGSHWLERGGESAARGEPPQVAASSALSYLQGLRGSVGSQPSMLGITSPRPAIPRPAPSPAPALPAENKPSRARLAPQRVTRVIPVPGLEVQVLENLKWPKGEREWNALMADVRRALQDLQNSGPGRHAEELDDPPY; this is translated from the coding sequence GTGCTGAAGATCGCGGAAAGCTGGTCCGGAGGAATTGAGGAGCTGGTGGCGCAGGCCAACCTGTGGCTCCCCAGGCTGCTGCCCGAGGAGCGCTCCGCAAGACCCAAGGATGAAGTCAATGCCCGTCTGGTTCGGCACTACAGCACCCAGGGCCTGCTGTCTCTCCCCGTACGAGAGGGGCGCGAAGCGCGGTACAGCCGCAAGCATCTGCTGGAACTGCTGGCCCTGCGCCGCCTGATGGCAGACGGCCTGAGTGGACGGGCCCTGGAGCGGGCGCTCGGCGGCCGGAGCGAAGCCGAGCTCGAGGAGCTGGCCGTGCAGGGCAGTCATTGGCTGGAGAGGGGAGGGGAGAGCGCAGCTCGGGGGGAGCCGCCGCAGGTGGCGGCGTCCTCGGCGCTGAGCTACCTGCAGGGACTGCGGGGCAGTGTCGGTTCACAGCCAAGCATGCTGGGGATCACCTCTCCCCGTCCGGCCATTCCCCGGCCTGCGCCCTCCCCGGCTCCTGCCCTGCCAGCGGAGAACAAACCTTCCAGGGCCAGACTGGCTCCCCAGCGGGTGACCCGGGTGATTCCCGTTCCTGGCCTGGAGGTTCAGGTCCTGGAGAACCTGAAGTGGCCGAAGGGCGAGCGGGAGTGGAATGCCCTCATGGCAGACGTGCGCAGGGCACTGCAGGACCTTCAGAACAGTGGGCCCGGGCGGCATGCGGAGGAGCTGGATGACCCGCCCTACTGA
- a CDS encoding replication initiator protein A yields MVRRSALKPAAPHRYTEYNVAQLGLISVQSKLPAGARTGWTSETREGKNTAGTRSSTAHASGVPHGIAGDVFSALVTETIAARENGETQLQMTVADIARQAGLGTRAADYERITVALQQLRHTNYEIWHKWRTTLTHVKEEAVLTLLPTLITRTEESLDFPGQQNRLFVMELHPSVMGSITGALTLATDPLLLEQLTSPTARGIYRLLEAWRRDPQDLTRVGMRVTIRGVELVESARLMGSRSSVSQLLAPLLAEKGAFAQLRDAGYLRRVDWTGRGDNLTLAFEFAQKQNLMDMRALQLLNELGVTGTHAETLAMTFNRELVESAAWQLEERRKAKYPIKSGPGMLIKILKDGSAAQRLEEFRARKRPLVMGEKQRAVRPAEEPPPEEELSPQERMERAVKMLGTLMIIKRLTSAQVEKIQDALEAGTLDPEQVMPLMMLDAENLRRWYVGQVEGNGASSPDRP; encoded by the coding sequence ATGGTCCGCAGGTCAGCCTTGAAGCCCGCCGCGCCACACCGGTACACGGAGTACAACGTCGCGCAGCTGGGACTGATCAGCGTGCAGAGCAAACTGCCCGCTGGGGCGCGTACGGGCTGGACGTCGGAAACGAGAGAGGGAAAGAACACAGCGGGAACCCGCTCCTCGACGGCGCACGCGTCGGGCGTCCCGCACGGCATTGCCGGGGACGTGTTCTCAGCGCTGGTCACCGAGACGATCGCCGCGCGGGAGAATGGCGAGACGCAGCTGCAGATGACCGTCGCTGACATTGCGCGTCAGGCGGGGCTGGGGACGCGCGCCGCGGATTACGAGCGGATCACGGTGGCCCTGCAGCAGCTGCGGCACACGAACTACGAGATCTGGCACAAGTGGCGCACGACGCTGACGCACGTCAAGGAGGAGGCGGTCCTCACCCTGCTGCCCACGCTGATCACCCGTACGGAAGAGAGCCTCGATTTTCCTGGACAGCAGAACCGCCTGTTTGTGATGGAGCTGCATCCCTCCGTGATGGGATCGATTACGGGCGCCCTCACCCTGGCCACGGATCCCCTGCTGCTCGAGCAGCTCACGAGTCCCACCGCGCGGGGCATCTACCGCCTGCTGGAGGCGTGGCGGCGCGATCCTCAGGACCTGACCCGCGTGGGCATGCGGGTCACCATCCGTGGTGTGGAGCTCGTGGAGTCCGCACGCCTGATGGGGTCGCGCTCCTCGGTGTCTCAACTGCTGGCCCCACTGCTCGCGGAGAAGGGCGCGTTCGCGCAGCTTCGGGACGCCGGGTACCTGAGGCGGGTGGACTGGACCGGACGGGGCGACAACCTGACCCTGGCGTTCGAGTTCGCGCAGAAGCAGAACCTCATGGACATGCGCGCCCTGCAGCTGCTCAACGAGCTGGGCGTGACCGGGACCCACGCGGAGACGCTGGCCATGACCTTCAACCGGGAACTGGTGGAGTCGGCCGCATGGCAGCTTGAGGAGCGCCGGAAGGCGAAGTACCCCATCAAGAGCGGTCCGGGCATGCTGATCAAGATCCTCAAGGACGGATCGGCAGCGCAGCGGTTGGAGGAGTTTCGCGCGCGGAAGAGGCCGCTGGTGATGGGGGAGAAGCAGCGGGCCGTCCGCCCAGCCGAAGAGCCTCCTCCCGAGGAGGAGCTCTCGCCGCAGGAGCGTATGGAGCGCGCGGTGAAGATGCTCGGCACCCTGATGATCATCAAGCGCCTCACCTCGGCGCAGGTCGAAAAGATTCAGGACGCCCTGGAAGCGGGCACACTCGACCCGGAACAGGTGATGCCCCTGATGATGCTGGACGCGGAAAATCTCAGGCGCTGGTATGTCGGCCAGGTGGAGGGGAACGGCGCGTCCAGTCCGGACAGGCCCTGA
- a CDS encoding helix-turn-helix transcriptional regulator produces MASTDFTRTERLFRTARLLRREPLTVRDLAAHLFPEAGRQGVNRVEAERIVEQDLQDLERLEPDDFHCVPGRPPRYLLRTQRTTVSPTTVLSLHAAARQMAGAVPVLRPHLLAALAQLTDWLPERVQPVLQRSLGDAGKSRAHERPHLERVCAAWMGGHPLRFEYLRPGRSAARRTNIIEIYLVEVDPVTADLCLIGRETTYHHAVRTYRLSRMRALHVLEGEQYSIPEAFDPQAYVHGVWGRTGEPDEAAITVHLRFRHDAAYRILEGGFAQLSEPFLNPDGTIDTSLQVRDEKRELPHEVFAWILGWGSAVQVLGPPEVRARWQKEVRAAANQVSFAPLRFPAGGAA; encoded by the coding sequence ATGGCATCTACGGACTTCACCCGGACCGAGCGGCTCTTCCGCACGGCGCGCCTGCTGCGCCGCGAGCCGCTGACCGTTCGTGACCTCGCCGCCCACCTGTTCCCCGAAGCGGGCCGCCAGGGAGTGAACCGGGTGGAGGCCGAACGAATCGTCGAGCAGGACCTCCAAGACCTCGAACGCCTCGAGCCGGACGACTTTCACTGTGTGCCCGGCCGTCCCCCCCGCTACCTGCTGCGCACCCAGCGCACCACGGTGTCCCCCACCACGGTGCTCAGCCTGCACGCCGCGGCCCGCCAGATGGCCGGTGCCGTCCCTGTCCTGCGGCCACACCTGCTCGCCGCCCTGGCCCAACTCACCGACTGGCTGCCGGAGCGGGTCCAGCCAGTCCTGCAGCGCAGCCTCGGAGACGCCGGAAAAAGCCGGGCCCACGAGCGTCCTCATCTGGAGCGGGTCTGCGCAGCCTGGATGGGCGGGCATCCCCTGCGCTTCGAGTACCTGCGGCCGGGCAGGTCGGCCGCGCGCCGCACGAATATCATCGAGATCTACCTGGTGGAAGTGGACCCCGTGACAGCCGACCTGTGCCTGATCGGCCGGGAAACCACGTACCACCACGCGGTGCGCACCTACAGGCTCTCCCGCATGCGGGCCCTGCACGTTCTGGAAGGCGAGCAGTACTCCATTCCGGAAGCGTTCGATCCACAGGCCTACGTGCACGGCGTATGGGGGAGGACAGGCGAACCGGATGAAGCGGCCATCACGGTGCACCTGCGCTTTCGTCACGACGCGGCGTACCGGATCCTCGAGGGCGGGTTCGCGCAGCTGAGCGAACCGTTCCTCAATCCAGACGGCACCATCGATACGAGCCTGCAGGTGCGAGACGAGAAGCGAGAGTTGCCCCATGAGGTGTTCGCCTGGATTCTGGGTTGGGGCTCGGCGGTGCAGGTACTCGGCCCACCCGAAGTGCGCGCCCGCTGGCAGAAGGAGGTGCGCGCGGCGGCCAACCAGGTGTCCTTCGCCCCACTGCGCTTCCCGGCAGGAGGAGCGGCGTGA